The Phycisphaerae bacterium region GCATTGGACCTGGCCTTTCAAGATGTGCCGATGGTCGAGCTTGCCGGCACGTTGCCGAGCGGGGGCGCGGCGGTGCGAACGATTCAAGTTTGCGGACCGGGCGCGTTCATCGTGCTGAAGGCCCTGGCGTTCGACAAGCGCGGCAAACCCAAAGATGCCTACGACCTTTACTACGTACCGCGCAATCACCCGGACAGTGTCGAACGTATCGGTCAACGGATTCGCGGCTTCGCAGATCGATCCGAGGTCCGCGACGCGGCGTCGGTGCTCCGGTGGGACTTTGCACGTGTTGATGCCGTGGGACCCACTCGCGTAGCAGAGTCTCTGGGCGGTCCGGATGATACCCTGCAAGCCGATGTCGCGGGCTTCATCCGCAGCCTGCTCGAAAGCTTGACTTGAGGGCTGGCAAGTGCCCGGTCCGCCGGCAACGAAAGGCGAAGTCATTGCACTTCCTTGCATTGGCCCGCGAATGCAAACCGAGCCATGAAACAGAGAGCAAATGGAGACAGAATGCGCTTTCGGGACCCGCGTTTTCCCGTGCGTGAAGGCCGGCGTTATGCCGGATGACTGCCGGTGGCAGGGTGCAACGCGCACCGCGTCATGCACTTGGGGGGCTTCGGAGCAGATTGTGCCGGCAGGTTCAAGCCTCCTGGTCTCATCGGAAACCAAGATGGGGCCGTGTGATGGTTTGGAGGGGTGGCGGTCAGTGCGTACTTGAGTCAGAGGTTGGTACCGGGGCAGGCGAATTCGGCGGCGTCGAGGTGCGCCGGCAAATACTGAACGGCCCGGTTTGAGCACGGGTTGGCCGGAGCGCGCAATCGCAGAGGTCAATGGAAACCGTCGATCCCCTCAAGGAGGAATCCGACCAACGGCCGAGATCAGGGGGCCTGAAGCCGCTTCGGGACGCGGAAGAGCGCCGCGGGTCGGGGCCTATGTCCCTTCCCTTCGAGTGTCCTTCCCGGCCCCCGGCACGGCCATTTCCACGCGGACTACGCCACCTTCGGTTGAGGTATGCACCACCAGCCCCGAGCGGTGGAAGATCTTGAGCATGCCGCTGTTCTCGGCCAGCACGTCGGCTCCGAACTTGCGGATGCCCGCGTCGCGAGCGATCTCCACCAATCGATTAAACAAGAGCGTCCCAAGCCCCTGTCGCTGCCAGTTGTCCTGAACGACAAAAGCGAATTCGGCGCTGGTCTTGGCCGCGTCCGTCATGTAGCGGCCGACACCGACGATCTCTTCGTGTCCGGGCGGACCGACGACCGCCACAAGGGCCATTTCGGTCTCATAGTCTACGTTGCAGAAAACCTGCAGCTTGTTGTGCGGCATCGACTTGAGCGAACCGTGATAACGAAGATAAACGGTCTTCTCGCTGAACGAATAGAACATCTCCTTCATCAGCGGTTCGTCGTCGGGCTTGATCGGGCGAAGCAGAACCTCCTGCCCATTGCGAAGCGTGTACGTCTTTTCCAGATGGTCCGGGTACTCGTGCCGGGCAGGCGGCATGATCTGGTTCGGATAGACCAGCCGGCGACGTTTCGCCGCGTGCAGCAGCTCGGCCCGAAAGTCCGGGTGCGCGATGTTGATCAGGGCCATCGCACGCTCCCGCATGGTCTTGCCGTGCAGATACGCCACGCCGTATTCCGTGACCACGTAGTGAATATCGCCGCGAGTGGTCACCACGCCTGCGCCTTCGTGCAGGCACGGAACGATTCGTGAACAGATACCCTCCGCCGATCGGGCCGTGCTCGGCATCGCGATGATCGGCTTGCCGTTCTTGGCCAGGGCCGCGCCCCGCATGAAGTCCGCGTGGCCGCCCATGCCGCTGTAGAGCTTCTGTCCGAGTGAGTCGGCACATACCTGTCCGGTCAGATCGATTTCCAGCGCCGCATTGATGGCCACCATGTTGTCGTGCTGGGAGATGATGAACGGATGGTTGGTGTAGTCCGACGGGTGCATCTCGATCTGCGGGTTGTTGTTCAGAAACTCGAACAACTCGCGGCTGCCCGCGGCGAAGCTGCCCACCGTTTTGCCCCGATGGATCGTCTTGTACTTGCCCGTGATGTTGCCGCTCCGGATAAGCTTCAGTACCCCGTCCGAGAACATCTCCGTGTGAATGCCGAGATCGTTCTTGTCCGTCAGGTGAGCCAGCACGGCATCCGGCATGCGCCCGATGCCCAGTTGCAACGTCGCACCGTCCGGAATCAGCCGGGCGATGTGGTCGGCGATCTCTTCCGTCACGTCATCGGATTGAGCGACCGGCCACTCCAGCAACGGTTCATCGTATTCCACCAGGAAGTCGATCTGGTCGGCGTGGATAAAGCAGTCGCCGAGGGTTCGGGGCATGTGCTTGTTCACCTGAGCGATGACCAGCTTGGCCGATTCGGCGGCCGCCTTGGCCCCCGCCTGGGACGCGCTCGCCACTTCCTCCA contains the following coding sequences:
- a CDS encoding GNAT family N-acetyltransferase, whose product is EEVASASQAGAKAAAESAKLVIAQVNKHMPRTLGDCFIHADQIDFLVEYDEPLLEWPVAQSDDVTEEIADHIARLIPDGATLQLGIGRMPDAVLAHLTDKNDLGIHTEMFSDGVLKLIRSGNITGKYKTIHRGKTVGSFAAGSRELFEFLNNNPQIEMHPSDYTNHPFIISQHDNMVAINAALEIDLTGQVCADSLGQKLYSGMGGHADFMRGAALAKNGKPIIAMPSTARSAEGICSRIVPCLHEGAGVVTTRGDIHYVVTEYGVAYLHGKTMRERAMALINIAHPDFRAELLHAAKRRRLVYPNQIMPPARHEYPDHLEKTYTLRNGQEVLLRPIKPDDEPLMKEMFYSFSEKTVYLRYHGSLKSMPHNKLQVFCNVDYETEMALVAVVGPPGHEEIVGVGRYMTDAAKTSAEFAFVVQDNWQRQGLGTLLFNRLVEIARDAGIRKFGADVLAENSGMLKIFHRSGLVVHTSTEGGVVRVEMAVPGAGKDTRREGT